In Nicotiana tabacum cultivar K326 chromosome 19, ASM71507v2, whole genome shotgun sequence, one DNA window encodes the following:
- the LOC107778955 gene encoding protein NRT1/ PTR FAMILY 5.5-like isoform X2, translated as MVYRILSISWVTVPVHYALWMLMVYLTDVWKLKLTDAAAIVNVFLGLQAIPQSVILFSAHGLFGNYPVLLGSIFACCVGMGFLTMSTPPVLAKATGTCSAYQPECIGEGQRILFYIALALSALGAAGQAVSFPSFLVEQLGENANRPCIWFLQCFAVILFKAAAVLGFSYISPWSLWFGVPAICYTVAAFIFLSGSCTYKYVKPEGSPITTLFRVLAASISKLFYQLPTDASQLYNVSDRNRQYVPHTNGLRCLDKAAIILPDQTLEQQLRNRWRLCSIAEIEVTKFAIRTFPMSVTFILGGVMTSLSYTYFLEQAKTMNNKVGHLRIPLAVFLWFQLEAREQFPKLYHILVNWRWGSEAKPSAPRVGVAVSIILGVLCTITAAKVESRRLAVVKSYGLAGETDEKIPMTVFWLLPQYLLLGAVEGMFAKSFNSYYSGYFEPISASYMLSGCNLMQGLGCMSNILLVYIVSKVSQRGNKLSWFQDTLNKSRVDKYYWSLSWLLAIAFVLFVVISLWYAYRRSKEEARTVYIEQSVTRIGTETIYEMTYRVGNRRNNGTIIDMFPSFG; from the exons ATGGTTTACAGAATCTTAT CCATTAGTTGGGTTACAGTACCGGTGCACTATGCTCTGTGGATGTTGATGGTGTATTTGACTGATGTATGGAAGCTCAAACTCACAGATGCGGCTGCAATTGTCAATGTCTTCCTTGGTTTGCAAGCAATCCCACAGTCAGTCATACTGTTTTCCGCTCATGGTTTATTCGGCAACTATCCAGTGCTATTGGGTTCTATTTTCGCCTGTTGTGTG GGCATGGGTTTTTTAACAATGTCGACACCGCCAGTCCTTGCTAAGGCTACTGGAACATGCAGTGCTTATCAGCCTGAATGCATTGGCGAAGGCCAGCGCATACTCTTCTACATAGCGTTGGCTCTGTCTGCTCTTGGGGCAGCTGGTCAAGCAGTAAGCTTTCCCTCTTTCCTAGTTGAGCAACTTGGAGAAAATGCTAACAGGCCTTGCATCTGGTTTCTGCAATGTTTTGCGGTGATTCTGTTCAAAGCTGCTGCTGTTTTGGGATTTTCATACATATCACCGTGGTCACTTTGGTTTGGTGTCCCAGCAATATGTTACACAGTGGCAGCCTTTATTTTCTTGAGCGGATCTTGTACCTATAAATATGTTAAACCAGAAGGTAGCCCTATCACTACTTTATTCCGGGTCTTAGCAGCGTCCATCTCCAAGTTATTCTATCAACTGCCTACAGATGCGTCGCAGCTGTATAACGTATCTGACCGTAATAGACAATACGTGCCTCACACCAATGGCCTGAG GTGTCTAGACAAGGCTGCAATTATCTTGCCCGACCAGACTCTGGAGCAGCAACTGAGGAATAGATGGAGGCTTTGCAGCATTGCTGAGATTGAAGTCACTAAATTTGCAATTCGCACATTCCCTATGTCAGTGACCTTCATTCTTGGGGGGGTTATGACTTCTTTGTCGTATACCTACTTTCTGGAGCAAGCAAAGACTATGAACAATAAGGTTGGACACCTAAGAATTCCTCTAGCTGTATTCCTATGGTTCCAGTTAGAAGCAAGAGAACAATTTCCAAAATTATATCACATACTTGTGAATTGGCGATGGGGTTCAGAAGCAAAACCATCAGCTCCTAGAGTGGGGGTTGCAGTATCCATCATTTTGGGTGTATTATGCACTATTACTGCTGCAAAAGTGGAGTCAAGAAGACTCGCTGTGGTAAAGAGCTATGGTTTAGCAGGCGAGACCGATGAAAAAATTCCAATGACTGTGTTCTGGCTGCTTCCACAGTATCTCCTTCTTGGGGCGGTAGAGGGGATGTTTGCAAAGAGCTTTAatagttactacagtggttactTTGAGCCCATATCTGCGTCGTACATGCTCAGTGGCTGCAATCTGATGCAGGGATTAGGATGTATGAGCAACATTTTGTTAGTGTACATAGTGAGTAAGGTTAGTCAGAGGGGAAATAAACTAAGTTGGTTTCAGGATACCCTGAATAAGAGTCGAGTTGATAAGTACTACTGGAGTCTGTCGTGGCTATTAGCTATTgcatttgttttgtttgttgtgattAGTCTGTGGTATGCATACAGGCGATCAAAAGAAGAAGCACGAACAGTGTACATCGAACAAAGTGTTACCCGTATTGGGACTGAAACAATTTATGAGATGACATATAGAGTGGGAAATAGGCGCAATAACGGTACCATCATTGACATGTTTCCTTCTTTTGGGTAA
- the LOC107778957 gene encoding protein NRT1/ PTR FAMILY 5.5-like — MGFLTMSTPPVLAKATGTCSAYQPECIGEGQRILFYIALALCALGTAGQAVSLRAFLLEQLGQNANSPSIWSLQRYAVILFKAAAVLGFSYISPWSLWFGVPAICYTVAAFIFLSGSCTYKYVKPEGSPITTLFRVFAASISKLFYRLPTDVSQLYNISDPGIQSLPHTNSLRCLDKAAIILPDQTLEQQLRNRWRLCSVAEVEATKFVIRKFPLCMTYILGGVLTSLSYTYFLEQAKTMNNKVGNLRIPLAVFLWFQFEAREQFQKIYHIFMNWRWGSEAKPSAPRVGVAVSIILGVLCTITAAKVESRRLAMVKMYSLAGETDEKIPMTVFWLLPQYLLLGAADGMFGNSLENYYNMYFEPISASYMITAVNLMHGLGCISNILIVYVVSKVSQRGNKVSWLQDTLNKSRVDKYYWTLSWLLAIAFVLFVVISLWHAYRRSKEEARTVHVERSVAYVGGELIYETTITMGNRRSNNIIAMLPSFDMFIHY, encoded by the exons ATGGGTTTTTTAACaatgtcaacaccaccagtcctTGCTAAGGCTACTGGAACATGCAGTGCTTATCAGCCTGAATGCATCGGTGAAGGCCAGCGTATACTCTTCTACATAGCATTGGCTCTGTGTGCTCTGGGAACAGCTGGTCAAGCAGTAAGCTTACGCGCTTTCCTACTTGAGCAACTTGGACAAAATGCTAACAGTCCGTCTATCTGGTCTCTGCAACGTTATGCAGTGATTCTGTTCAAAGCTGCTGCTGTTTTGGGATTTTCATACATATCACCGTGGTCGCTTTGGTTTGGTGTCCCAGCAATATGTTACACAGTTGCAGCCTTTATTTTCTTGAGCGGATCTTGTACCTATAAATATGTTAAACCAGAAGGTAGCCCGATCACTACTTTATTCCGGGTCTTTGCAGCGTCTATCTCTAAGTTATTCTATCGACTGCCTACAGATGTGTCACAGCTGTATAACATATCTGACCCTGGCATACAATCACTGCCTCACACCAATAGCCTGAG GTGTCTTGATAAGGCTGCAATAATCTTGCCCGACCAGACTCTAGAGCAGCAACTGAGGAATAGATGGAGGCTTTGCAGCGTTGCTGAGGTTGAAGCTACTAAATTTGTAATTCGCAAGTTCCCACTGTGTATGACCTACATTCTTGGTGGGGTTTTGACTTCTCTGTCATACACCTACTTTCTAGAGCAAGCAAAGACTATGAACAATAAGGTCGGGAACCTAAGAATTCCTCTAGCTGTCTTCCTATGGTTCCAATTTGAAGCAAGAGAACAGTTTCAAAAAATATATCACATATTTATGAATTGGCGATGGGGTTCAGAAGCAAAACCATCAGCTCCTAGAGTGGGGGTTGCAGTATCCATCATTTTGGGGGTATTATGCACTATTACTGCTGCAAAAGTGGAGTCAAGAAGACTCGCTATGGTAAAGATGTATAGTTTAGCAGGCGAGACGGACGAAAAAATTCCAATGACTGTGTTCTGGCTGCTTCCACAGTATCTTCTTCTTGGGGCAGCAGACGGGATGTTTGGAAACAGCCTGGAGAATTACTACAATATGTACTTTGAGCCCATATCTGCCTCGTATATGATCACTGCCGTCAATTTGATGCACGGGTTAGGATGTATAAGCAACATTTTGATAGTGTACGTAGTGAGTAAGGTTAGTCAGAGGGGGAATAAAGTAAGTTGGCTTCAGGATACGCTGAATAAGAGTCGAGTTGATAAGTATTACTGGACTCTGTCGTGGCTATTAGCTATTgcatttgttttgtttgttgtaaTTAGTCTGTGGCATGCATACAGGCGATCAAAAGAAGAAGCACGAACAGTGCACGTTGAACGAAGTGTTGCCTACGTTGGGGGTGAACTAATTTATGAGACGACAATTACAATGGGAAACAGGCGCAGTAACAACATCATCGCCATGCTTCCTTCTTTTGATATGTTCATACATTACTAG
- the LOC107778955 gene encoding protein NRT1/ PTR FAMILY 5.5-like isoform X1 → MLVIPSHSLDANMRFLNFFVAVAISWVTVPVHYALWMLMVYLTDVWKLKLTDAAAIVNVFLGLQAIPQSVILFSAHGLFGNYPVLLGSIFACCVGMGFLTMSTPPVLAKATGTCSAYQPECIGEGQRILFYIALALSALGAAGQAVSFPSFLVEQLGENANRPCIWFLQCFAVILFKAAAVLGFSYISPWSLWFGVPAICYTVAAFIFLSGSCTYKYVKPEGSPITTLFRVLAASISKLFYQLPTDASQLYNVSDRNRQYVPHTNGLRCLDKAAIILPDQTLEQQLRNRWRLCSIAEIEVTKFAIRTFPMSVTFILGGVMTSLSYTYFLEQAKTMNNKVGHLRIPLAVFLWFQLEAREQFPKLYHILVNWRWGSEAKPSAPRVGVAVSIILGVLCTITAAKVESRRLAVVKSYGLAGETDEKIPMTVFWLLPQYLLLGAVEGMFAKSFNSYYSGYFEPISASYMLSGCNLMQGLGCMSNILLVYIVSKVSQRGNKLSWFQDTLNKSRVDKYYWSLSWLLAIAFVLFVVISLWYAYRRSKEEARTVYIEQSVTRIGTETIYEMTYRVGNRRNNGTIIDMFPSFG, encoded by the exons ATGCTGGTCATACCTTCTCACTCATTAGATGCTAACATGCGgtttttgaatttctttgttGCTGTAGCCATTAGTTGGGTTACAGTACCGGTGCACTATGCTCTGTGGATGTTGATGGTGTATTTGACTGATGTATGGAAGCTCAAACTCACAGATGCGGCTGCAATTGTCAATGTCTTCCTTGGTTTGCAAGCAATCCCACAGTCAGTCATACTGTTTTCCGCTCATGGTTTATTCGGCAACTATCCAGTGCTATTGGGTTCTATTTTCGCCTGTTGTGTG GGCATGGGTTTTTTAACAATGTCGACACCGCCAGTCCTTGCTAAGGCTACTGGAACATGCAGTGCTTATCAGCCTGAATGCATTGGCGAAGGCCAGCGCATACTCTTCTACATAGCGTTGGCTCTGTCTGCTCTTGGGGCAGCTGGTCAAGCAGTAAGCTTTCCCTCTTTCCTAGTTGAGCAACTTGGAGAAAATGCTAACAGGCCTTGCATCTGGTTTCTGCAATGTTTTGCGGTGATTCTGTTCAAAGCTGCTGCTGTTTTGGGATTTTCATACATATCACCGTGGTCACTTTGGTTTGGTGTCCCAGCAATATGTTACACAGTGGCAGCCTTTATTTTCTTGAGCGGATCTTGTACCTATAAATATGTTAAACCAGAAGGTAGCCCTATCACTACTTTATTCCGGGTCTTAGCAGCGTCCATCTCCAAGTTATTCTATCAACTGCCTACAGATGCGTCGCAGCTGTATAACGTATCTGACCGTAATAGACAATACGTGCCTCACACCAATGGCCTGAG GTGTCTAGACAAGGCTGCAATTATCTTGCCCGACCAGACTCTGGAGCAGCAACTGAGGAATAGATGGAGGCTTTGCAGCATTGCTGAGATTGAAGTCACTAAATTTGCAATTCGCACATTCCCTATGTCAGTGACCTTCATTCTTGGGGGGGTTATGACTTCTTTGTCGTATACCTACTTTCTGGAGCAAGCAAAGACTATGAACAATAAGGTTGGACACCTAAGAATTCCTCTAGCTGTATTCCTATGGTTCCAGTTAGAAGCAAGAGAACAATTTCCAAAATTATATCACATACTTGTGAATTGGCGATGGGGTTCAGAAGCAAAACCATCAGCTCCTAGAGTGGGGGTTGCAGTATCCATCATTTTGGGTGTATTATGCACTATTACTGCTGCAAAAGTGGAGTCAAGAAGACTCGCTGTGGTAAAGAGCTATGGTTTAGCAGGCGAGACCGATGAAAAAATTCCAATGACTGTGTTCTGGCTGCTTCCACAGTATCTCCTTCTTGGGGCGGTAGAGGGGATGTTTGCAAAGAGCTTTAatagttactacagtggttactTTGAGCCCATATCTGCGTCGTACATGCTCAGTGGCTGCAATCTGATGCAGGGATTAGGATGTATGAGCAACATTTTGTTAGTGTACATAGTGAGTAAGGTTAGTCAGAGGGGAAATAAACTAAGTTGGTTTCAGGATACCCTGAATAAGAGTCGAGTTGATAAGTACTACTGGAGTCTGTCGTGGCTATTAGCTATTgcatttgttttgtttgttgtgattAGTCTGTGGTATGCATACAGGCGATCAAAAGAAGAAGCACGAACAGTGTACATCGAACAAAGTGTTACCCGTATTGGGACTGAAACAATTTATGAGATGACATATAGAGTGGGAAATAGGCGCAATAACGGTACCATCATTGACATGTTTCCTTCTTTTGGGTAA
- the LOC107778955 gene encoding protein NRT1/ PTR FAMILY 5.5-like isoform X3: MLMVYLTDVWKLKLTDAAAIVNVFLGLQAIPQSVILFSAHGLFGNYPVLLGSIFACCVGMGFLTMSTPPVLAKATGTCSAYQPECIGEGQRILFYIALALSALGAAGQAVSFPSFLVEQLGENANRPCIWFLQCFAVILFKAAAVLGFSYISPWSLWFGVPAICYTVAAFIFLSGSCTYKYVKPEGSPITTLFRVLAASISKLFYQLPTDASQLYNVSDRNRQYVPHTNGLRCLDKAAIILPDQTLEQQLRNRWRLCSIAEIEVTKFAIRTFPMSVTFILGGVMTSLSYTYFLEQAKTMNNKVGHLRIPLAVFLWFQLEAREQFPKLYHILVNWRWGSEAKPSAPRVGVAVSIILGVLCTITAAKVESRRLAVVKSYGLAGETDEKIPMTVFWLLPQYLLLGAVEGMFAKSFNSYYSGYFEPISASYMLSGCNLMQGLGCMSNILLVYIVSKVSQRGNKLSWFQDTLNKSRVDKYYWSLSWLLAIAFVLFVVISLWYAYRRSKEEARTVYIEQSVTRIGTETIYEMTYRVGNRRNNGTIIDMFPSFG, from the exons ATGTTGATGGTGTATTTGACTGATGTATGGAAGCTCAAACTCACAGATGCGGCTGCAATTGTCAATGTCTTCCTTGGTTTGCAAGCAATCCCACAGTCAGTCATACTGTTTTCCGCTCATGGTTTATTCGGCAACTATCCAGTGCTATTGGGTTCTATTTTCGCCTGTTGTGTG GGCATGGGTTTTTTAACAATGTCGACACCGCCAGTCCTTGCTAAGGCTACTGGAACATGCAGTGCTTATCAGCCTGAATGCATTGGCGAAGGCCAGCGCATACTCTTCTACATAGCGTTGGCTCTGTCTGCTCTTGGGGCAGCTGGTCAAGCAGTAAGCTTTCCCTCTTTCCTAGTTGAGCAACTTGGAGAAAATGCTAACAGGCCTTGCATCTGGTTTCTGCAATGTTTTGCGGTGATTCTGTTCAAAGCTGCTGCTGTTTTGGGATTTTCATACATATCACCGTGGTCACTTTGGTTTGGTGTCCCAGCAATATGTTACACAGTGGCAGCCTTTATTTTCTTGAGCGGATCTTGTACCTATAAATATGTTAAACCAGAAGGTAGCCCTATCACTACTTTATTCCGGGTCTTAGCAGCGTCCATCTCCAAGTTATTCTATCAACTGCCTACAGATGCGTCGCAGCTGTATAACGTATCTGACCGTAATAGACAATACGTGCCTCACACCAATGGCCTGAG GTGTCTAGACAAGGCTGCAATTATCTTGCCCGACCAGACTCTGGAGCAGCAACTGAGGAATAGATGGAGGCTTTGCAGCATTGCTGAGATTGAAGTCACTAAATTTGCAATTCGCACATTCCCTATGTCAGTGACCTTCATTCTTGGGGGGGTTATGACTTCTTTGTCGTATACCTACTTTCTGGAGCAAGCAAAGACTATGAACAATAAGGTTGGACACCTAAGAATTCCTCTAGCTGTATTCCTATGGTTCCAGTTAGAAGCAAGAGAACAATTTCCAAAATTATATCACATACTTGTGAATTGGCGATGGGGTTCAGAAGCAAAACCATCAGCTCCTAGAGTGGGGGTTGCAGTATCCATCATTTTGGGTGTATTATGCACTATTACTGCTGCAAAAGTGGAGTCAAGAAGACTCGCTGTGGTAAAGAGCTATGGTTTAGCAGGCGAGACCGATGAAAAAATTCCAATGACTGTGTTCTGGCTGCTTCCACAGTATCTCCTTCTTGGGGCGGTAGAGGGGATGTTTGCAAAGAGCTTTAatagttactacagtggttactTTGAGCCCATATCTGCGTCGTACATGCTCAGTGGCTGCAATCTGATGCAGGGATTAGGATGTATGAGCAACATTTTGTTAGTGTACATAGTGAGTAAGGTTAGTCAGAGGGGAAATAAACTAAGTTGGTTTCAGGATACCCTGAATAAGAGTCGAGTTGATAAGTACTACTGGAGTCTGTCGTGGCTATTAGCTATTgcatttgttttgtttgttgtgattAGTCTGTGGTATGCATACAGGCGATCAAAAGAAGAAGCACGAACAGTGTACATCGAACAAAGTGTTACCCGTATTGGGACTGAAACAATTTATGAGATGACATATAGAGTGGGAAATAGGCGCAATAACGGTACCATCATTGACATGTTTCCTTCTTTTGGGTAA